GGGTATGATTCTGGCTGCTGTAAAAGATAAAAAGGCTGTCCTCCTTTCCTTGGATCGAGAAGTTGAGATAGGAACTAAGGTAAAGTGATGGAGGAGAAAATGGGAGAGTGGGTAAGACCTTTTCCCATTCCTCCTCCTTCTCTTCTAAAATGAATGGTTGGTTAATTTTCGGTTTATTCGGACAATTAATGTTTTCCATGCGGTTTATTGTCCAATGGATTGTCTCTGAAAAAAGAAAGGAAAGTGTAGTACCTATTCAATTTTGGTACTACAGTCTGGCAGGAAGTTTAACTTTACTCCTTTATGCAATTCATCGAAAAGATCCTGTGTTTATCTTGGGCCAATCTCTAGGAACCTTCATTTATATTCGTAATCTAATCCTCATCTATCGTAAACAGGCCGAGATCTCTAAAAGTATTCCGTAAGCCTGAGAGTCGGTACCTTACCTTTTTATGGATTTATGGAATGAGTCGGTATTGTCGCCTCGCTCTCTTTTCCGTCTTATACCAACCATCAAACGAGACATTTAACCTACTTTTCTACCCCCCAAAGTATTTTTATTAATGTATCTTCTCTTCTAAGACCTGGGTTTCCCGCATAGCCATGACGATATTCGAAGCTTCAGGAATTTTTCTTGCCGGATCTTGATCTTCCTGAAGGGTTGTAAAATGACAGGCGGGACGCGCT
The genomic region above belongs to Candidatus Limnocylindrales bacterium and contains:
- a CDS encoding lipid-A-disaccharide synthase N-terminal domain-containing protein, with translation MGKTFSHSSSFSSKMNGWLIFGLFGQLMFSMRFIVQWIVSEKRKESVVPIQFWYYSLAGSLTLLLYAIHRKDPVFILGQSLGTFIYIRNLILIYRKQAEISKSIP